A portion of the Corynebacterium ammoniagenes DSM 20306 genome contains these proteins:
- a CDS encoding DctP family TRAP transporter solute-binding subunit, producing the protein MTKKSISGKSWGALATGAVLVAGALFGTNILHEQAVRGSEQLTFANSYNLNHHHNACGTALVQQHLVASDSELQLTVFPSSQLGGDAERVASLLDGDIDLDLQGSSALASVYKPIGVMDMAYVFDNPDHLFEWFDSDASQQVKDDFEEATGAKILGVWYLGDRTFSANAPVRTPEDLEGLRLRYPETPAHLASAAAVGAEPVAVAFEEVYLSLQQGLVDGQENPISLTAENSLDEVLDYVSLSRHAVGSQLIIVARDTWDRLTEQEQDDLQSALQGVREQNRQCADEDEQETMTRWKDQGSPVIVEDVDREAFKERAQAYWEEHLSPEELEVYNSIRSTSTES; encoded by the coding sequence CCATTTCCGGCAAGAGTTGGGGCGCGTTAGCCACCGGCGCCGTGTTGGTCGCTGGTGCGCTATTTGGCACCAATATCTTGCACGAGCAAGCAGTGCGTGGTTCTGAGCAACTGACCTTTGCCAATAGCTATAACCTCAACCACCACCACAACGCCTGCGGCACCGCGCTGGTGCAACAGCACCTGGTCGCCAGTGACTCTGAGCTGCAGTTAACCGTCTTTCCGTCGAGTCAATTAGGTGGCGATGCCGAACGTGTTGCTTCCTTGCTCGATGGCGATATTGACCTGGATCTGCAGGGCTCATCGGCGCTGGCCTCGGTATATAAACCCATCGGCGTGATGGATATGGCCTACGTGTTTGATAACCCCGATCACCTCTTCGAATGGTTTGACTCTGATGCCTCGCAGCAGGTGAAGGATGATTTTGAGGAAGCCACCGGCGCGAAAATCCTCGGTGTCTGGTACTTAGGCGATAGAACTTTCTCCGCCAATGCACCAGTACGTACGCCGGAAGACCTTGAGGGCCTGCGCCTGCGCTATCCGGAAACCCCAGCGCACCTAGCGTCCGCCGCGGCAGTGGGTGCTGAGCCCGTCGCCGTCGCTTTCGAGGAAGTTTATCTTTCCTTGCAGCAAGGGCTTGTCGATGGCCAAGAGAACCCGATTTCTCTTACCGCCGAGAACTCATTGGATGAAGTCTTAGACTATGTCAGCCTGTCCCGACATGCCGTGGGCTCGCAGCTGATTATCGTCGCTCGTGATACCTGGGACCGTCTAACTGAGCAGGAACAAGATGACTTGCAGTCCGCACTGCAGGGAGTGCGCGAGCAAAACCGCCAGTGCGCCGATGAGGATGAGCAAGAGACCATGACGCGCTGGAAAGATCAGGGCTCACCCGTCATTGTTGAAGACGTCGATAGGGAAGCGTTTAAAGAACGTGCCCAGGCTTATTGGGAAGAGCACTTAAGCCCAGAGGAATTGGAAGTCTATAACTCCATTCGTTCCACTTCCACCGAATCCTAA
- a CDS encoding PLP-dependent aminotransferase family protein, with the protein MSSLDHTYSPRLNERFASRAKYFAPSPIRAVFELEMNPDVISLAGGNPELSHLPWDELTRITNDVVANDGLSAFQYGTTVGQPELVAEIQKIMALEGIDTDPENIIVTAGSQMSLDLVAKLFLNPGDTVLAAAPSYSGALNVFAGMEAHVDQLEGDEEGITIAAIEAAVERADEAQSDIKLLYVVPNFANPSGVVMSKQRRKEVAALCRAHRIVIIEDNPYGLIDFREDAPGVEAPPALRTIDPDNVIYLGSVSKTFSPGIRIGWADAPAEVHASLVPAAEASTLCSSPLSQSIAAAYLREVDWQSVVAANVTMYKRRAEALDAALREFLPAGCTWRTPEGGFFLWIDLPENINASSDLLDEAMAEGVLYIPGTAFFLDGRGRNALRLAYSQVDELRLREGARRLGAILTRAIEGTEHGGTE; encoded by the coding sequence ATGTCTTCATTGGATCACACCTACTCGCCTCGGCTCAACGAACGTTTTGCATCGCGCGCGAAATACTTTGCCCCCTCCCCCATCCGTGCTGTCTTTGAGTTGGAAATGAATCCGGATGTTATCTCTTTGGCCGGTGGCAACCCGGAGCTTTCACACCTGCCGTGGGATGAGCTAACACGCATTACCAACGACGTGGTGGCCAATGACGGCTTATCGGCGTTTCAGTATGGAACCACCGTGGGACAGCCAGAATTGGTGGCAGAAATCCAAAAAATCATGGCTTTAGAGGGCATTGACACCGACCCTGAGAACATCATCGTCACCGCGGGCTCACAGATGTCTTTGGACCTTGTGGCCAAGCTCTTTTTAAACCCCGGGGACACAGTCTTAGCCGCCGCACCATCCTATTCTGGTGCGCTCAATGTCTTCGCCGGCATGGAAGCGCACGTGGACCAACTAGAAGGCGATGAAGAAGGAATCACCATCGCTGCTATCGAAGCTGCGGTAGAACGCGCGGATGAAGCCCAATCAGATATCAAGCTTCTCTACGTGGTTCCCAACTTCGCTAATCCCTCCGGCGTAGTGATGTCGAAGCAGCGCCGGAAGGAAGTCGCCGCGCTGTGCCGGGCGCACCGCATTGTCATCATTGAAGACAACCCCTACGGGCTGATCGATTTCCGCGAGGATGCCCCGGGTGTTGAGGCCCCGCCTGCGCTGCGCACCATCGACCCCGACAATGTCATCTACCTGGGTTCGGTCTCAAAGACCTTCTCCCCCGGTATTCGCATTGGTTGGGCAGATGCCCCAGCTGAGGTGCACGCGAGCTTAGTGCCAGCAGCTGAGGCATCAACGCTGTGCTCGTCGCCGCTGAGCCAGTCCATTGCGGCGGCCTACCTGCGCGAGGTGGACTGGCAGTCAGTCGTGGCAGCAAATGTGACCATGTACAAGCGCCGGGCAGAAGCTCTCGATGCCGCCTTGCGCGAGTTTTTGCCCGCAGGCTGCACGTGGCGCACACCGGAGGGCGGATTCTTCCTGTGGATAGACCTGCCAGAAAATATTAATGCCTCATCCGATTTACTGGATGAGGCAATGGCCGAAGGCGTGTTATATATCCCGGGCACCGCGTTCTTCCTCGATGGTCGAGGACGCAATGCCCTGCGCCTGGCTTATTCGCAGGTCGATGAGCTCCGGTTGCGCGAAGGCGCCCGCCGGTTAGGTGCCATCCTCACGCGCGCGATAGAAGGCACCGAACACGGTGGTACCGAGTAG
- a CDS encoding BCCT family transporter, translating into MAKPLESEEKTEKKNFLGLKSDPFIFLVSAGFIVAFVTLTLAFGEKARNVYGAISNWLLENLGWMYVGGYSLMFVFLIAIFVSKYGNLRLGDDDEKPAYSVPVWFAMLFAAGLGATLMFWGAAEPLHHSFNPPRGDFLPMSQEAIDQAFEFTYYHFAAHMWVPFVLPGLALGYFIYKRKMPARLSSAFSPLLGGRIYQWPGKLIDALSIIGTVFGLAVSVGLGVLQINAGMNIMWDVPLVSGVELAIILVITVAASISVASGLDRGIKILSNINIAAAIVLMVFVLLMGPTLTLLRHTVESFGNYGAALPEMMFWTDSFAENPGWQGTWTVFYWAWTICWSPFVGMFIARISRGRTVREFIGGVLALPTVFVLIWFSIFGRAAIEMELSDPGVLTGPVVEDGDTPVALFALLEQYPLYAISGALAVFVIVIFFVTSIDSAALVMDSFATGEENKSPVYYRIGWAVAVGAVTAALLFINDTGIEAIQEVVIIVALPFFLMMFCLMYSLLKGMGDDYAAQRRIATRQWEKTDSPEKLEEHESRPAPGYDADGNELGVPEFAYDEEGRFHIPGHVVVDGDVYLGGDVDNDYEPENPPEVPRPNKVKFVEVTDPEESDKDDKS; encoded by the coding sequence GTGGCTAAGCCATTGGAGTCGGAGGAGAAGACAGAGAAAAAGAACTTTCTGGGTTTAAAGTCTGACCCATTTATTTTCCTGGTTTCTGCTGGATTTATCGTCGCCTTCGTGACCTTAACTCTCGCCTTCGGTGAGAAAGCTCGAAATGTATACGGTGCTATATCCAACTGGCTGTTGGAAAACCTCGGTTGGATGTACGTCGGCGGATACTCGCTCATGTTCGTCTTCCTCATTGCTATCTTCGTTTCCAAGTACGGAAACCTGCGCCTAGGTGATGACGATGAAAAACCGGCATACTCTGTACCGGTCTGGTTCGCCATGCTCTTTGCCGCAGGCCTCGGCGCAACCTTGATGTTCTGGGGTGCTGCTGAACCGCTGCACCACAGCTTTAACCCGCCACGCGGTGATTTCCTGCCCATGAGCCAGGAAGCTATCGACCAGGCCTTTGAATTCACCTACTACCACTTTGCTGCGCACATGTGGGTGCCATTCGTGCTCCCAGGCTTGGCCTTGGGCTACTTCATCTATAAGCGCAAGATGCCAGCTCGTTTGTCCTCTGCATTCTCGCCGCTACTCGGTGGCCGGATTTATCAGTGGCCGGGCAAGCTTATCGATGCCCTGTCGATCATCGGTACCGTCTTCGGCCTCGCCGTATCCGTCGGCCTAGGCGTACTGCAGATTAACGCCGGCATGAACATCATGTGGGATGTTCCGTTGGTCTCCGGTGTGGAATTGGCCATTATTTTGGTCATCACCGTCGCAGCTTCCATCTCCGTGGCCTCTGGCCTGGACCGCGGCATTAAGATTTTGTCCAATATCAACATCGCCGCAGCGATCGTCTTGATGGTCTTTGTGTTGCTGATGGGCCCCACCCTGACGCTGCTGCGTCACACCGTGGAATCCTTTGGTAACTACGGCGCGGCACTGCCAGAAATGATGTTCTGGACCGACTCCTTTGCAGAAAACCCAGGCTGGCAGGGCACCTGGACCGTGTTCTACTGGGCATGGACCATTTGCTGGTCACCATTCGTTGGGATGTTCATCGCACGTATTTCGCGCGGACGTACCGTGCGTGAGTTCATCGGTGGCGTTCTGGCACTGCCAACAGTCTTCGTGCTGATCTGGTTCTCCATTTTCGGCCGCGCTGCCATTGAGATGGAACTGTCGGACCCAGGTGTTCTTACCGGACCAGTTGTCGAAGACGGCGATACGCCAGTCGCACTGTTCGCGCTGTTAGAGCAGTACCCGCTTTACGCCATCTCTGGTGCGCTTGCAGTCTTTGTCATCGTGATCTTCTTTGTCACCTCCATTGACTCCGCAGCGCTGGTGATGGACTCCTTTGCCACGGGCGAGGAAAATAAGTCACCTGTCTACTACCGCATCGGTTGGGCAGTAGCCGTTGGCGCAGTGACCGCAGCACTGCTGTTCATTAATGACACAGGCATTGAAGCCATCCAAGAAGTTGTCATTATCGTCGCTCTACCGTTCTTCCTCATGATGTTCTGCCTGATGTACTCACTACTTAAGGGCATGGGCGATGACTATGCCGCACAACGCCGCATTGCTACCCGTCAGTGGGAGAAGACCGATAGTCCAGAGAAGCTCGAAGAGCACGAGTCTCGACCTGCTCCAGGCTATGACGCCGATGGCAATGAGTTGGGCGTGCCAGAATTTGCCTACGACGAAGAAGGCCGATTCCATATCCCTGGCCACGTTGTAGTTGACGGCGATGTCTACCTTGGCGGCGACGTCGATAACGACTACGAGCCGGAAAATCCGCCGGAAGTACCGCGCCCGAATAAAGTGAAATTTGTTGAAGTCACCGATCCTGAAGAATCTGACAAGGATGACAAAAGCTAG
- a CDS encoding maleylacetate reductase, whose amino-acid sequence MALSFDHITLGQRVKFGAGQAAHNLAAEVERLGAQRIMMISSKSGVRNAEKIAAHINVHTWHTDVVMHVPKETADKARQVAADNNIDLLVSVGGGSATGLAKAIALASGIPIIAIPTTYSGSEATNVWGLTEDKRKTTGIDDKVLPKTVIYDSELMLSLPVAMSVASGLNALAHCVDSLWAPQADPINAALAGEGIRALNTGLPKIAEDPRDITGRDEALYGAYLSAVAFASAGSGLHHKICHVLGGTFDLPHAQTHATVLPYVLAFNAPKAPDAEARMAAAFGAENALEGLQNLRKQVDAPQKLSDYGFASEGIPEAVEVILEKVPANNPRDVTAANMTALLTAALHGDNPAALDW is encoded by the coding sequence ATGGCATTAAGTTTTGATCACATCACCTTAGGCCAACGCGTTAAATTCGGCGCAGGGCAAGCAGCGCACAATCTCGCGGCAGAAGTTGAGCGCTTGGGTGCCCAGCGCATCATGATGATCTCGAGTAAATCGGGTGTGAGAAACGCTGAAAAAATAGCAGCCCACATTAATGTCCACACATGGCACACCGATGTGGTGATGCATGTTCCTAAGGAGACTGCGGACAAGGCGCGTCAGGTGGCTGCGGATAACAATATTGACCTACTCGTGAGCGTCGGCGGCGGCTCCGCGACTGGGTTGGCGAAAGCTATCGCTTTAGCCTCTGGCATCCCCATCATTGCCATCCCCACCACTTACTCCGGTTCGGAAGCTACAAACGTGTGGGGGCTTACTGAGGACAAGCGCAAAACCACGGGCATCGACGATAAGGTGTTGCCGAAGACAGTCATCTATGACTCCGAGCTGATGTTGTCGCTGCCCGTGGCGATGTCAGTTGCTTCCGGGCTAAACGCCTTGGCGCACTGCGTCGATTCGCTGTGGGCTCCGCAGGCAGATCCCATTAACGCGGCGCTGGCCGGTGAAGGAATCCGCGCGCTCAATACGGGATTGCCCAAGATTGCCGAGGACCCCCGAGATATTACTGGCCGGGATGAAGCGCTCTATGGCGCGTATTTATCAGCGGTAGCTTTTGCCTCAGCAGGCTCCGGGCTGCACCACAAGATTTGCCACGTACTGGGCGGCACCTTTGATCTCCCGCACGCGCAAACCCACGCGACGGTGTTGCCGTATGTCTTAGCGTTTAATGCTCCTAAGGCCCCTGACGCTGAAGCACGCATGGCTGCGGCCTTCGGCGCAGAGAATGCTCTTGAAGGCCTCCAAAACCTGCGCAAGCAGGTTGATGCTCCTCAAAAGCTTAGCGATTACGGATTTGCCTCCGAAGGTATTCCGGAGGCAGTCGAGGTCATCTTAGAAAAGGTACCTGCCAATAATCCCCGCGATGTCACCGCAGCGAATATGACAGCTCTGCTCACCGCTGCGCTGCATGGTGACAATCCTGCTGCCCTGGACTGGTAG
- a CDS encoding OsmC family protein produces the protein MSDLTPNHKAGEPLEAIDKDKLASLRQKNIDNPEGGNKVIKTHTEADGHFRNYTQIRDLEPVLVAEPPALLGDDSAPNPTEIAQAGLAACISVGIQAIATHRGVTLTKIDIDIESKIDVSPVWGVGDLGDDKRPGVSDVQVNVDVDGDADRETLQKIVDDAIEWSPVVNTYTRPAKLTHKLV, from the coding sequence ATGTCTGATCTAACCCCAAATCACAAGGCTGGCGAACCACTCGAGGCCATCGATAAGGACAAGCTGGCATCCCTGCGCCAGAAGAATATCGACAACCCTGAGGGCGGCAATAAGGTCATCAAGACTCACACCGAGGCTGATGGTCACTTCCGCAACTACACCCAAATCCGCGACTTGGAGCCAGTTCTCGTTGCTGAGCCACCAGCACTGCTGGGTGATGACTCTGCACCAAACCCAACTGAGATCGCTCAGGCTGGTCTTGCTGCTTGTATCTCCGTCGGCATTCAGGCTATCGCTACCCACCGCGGGGTTACCTTGACCAAGATCGACATCGATATCGAGTCCAAGATCGACGTTTCTCCTGTCTGGGGCGTTGGCGACCTAGGCGATGACAAGCGCCCTGGCGTTTCTGATGTTCAGGTCAACGTGGACGTCGACGGCGACGCAGACCGCGAGACTCTGCAAAAGATTGTTGATGACGCAATCGAATGGTCCCCAGTAGTTAACACCTACACCCGTCCAGCAAAGCTGACCCACAAGCTGGTCTAG
- a CDS encoding FAD/NAD(P)-binding protein: MPTTSPSIAIIGLGPRGVSTLERLVAHLNAVENPPQEFHLHLIDEAQHGSGRIWNTSQTKALCMNTFAHGMTLFSEPGSTVDAPVVEGPTIYEWVRLHLGHNEEVSAEKRAYVDKHPLDDALWERFSTEELEQIRPESYPLRALYGYYLVWFYNSVLQDIPEWVRVHSHKARAVSIEDHGDFDVIALNNGESVQASATIAVTGWQKQGLAEQEKWIAQTLEDHPDLNWIRANNPIEQDVSSIKDNEKVLSRGLGMGFFDILILTTEERGGQFVEDSNAAGGLRYIATGKEPTYFASSRRGYPFMPQADDGGLPPAAEIPRLKKVVAELSDREGRRSIDYDVEVWPAVLRDAYHAYVKTLARVEPDALKADLDTVVQAIDDAEVDASVVFNGVSAMDDVISQYTTKRFSLLRWMHLLPANFDSSEELTAYLMQRLEEDLKDAEAGQDSPVRAALWSLGFSRKPTQVLGAEGRYTVESRHHMFDKAIALAQLACSGPPIFRTRQLMALVDAGVVKFIGGYPLLDTDRNTGEWTMSSPSSGGVRYRGTTLFDAWVHKPDIRKTPLDPLMKDLVDKERVVPFTDVWEDGTELPTASVAQHPQSRRVLDAEGQEDPRLHMVGIPAHAQYPDTTISPPLPGTDSWFIQEADKAATSAFNITLSMNKMNQAV, from the coding sequence ATGCCAACTACTTCGCCTTCGATTGCGATAATCGGACTCGGCCCGCGCGGTGTCTCAACACTGGAGCGCCTCGTCGCCCACCTCAACGCCGTGGAAAATCCTCCTCAGGAGTTCCACCTTCATTTAATCGATGAGGCTCAACACGGCAGCGGCCGCATTTGGAATACTTCCCAAACCAAAGCACTGTGCATGAATACCTTCGCCCATGGCATGACGCTCTTTTCCGAGCCGGGCTCCACGGTTGATGCGCCGGTCGTGGAAGGTCCCACGATTTATGAATGGGTACGCCTGCACTTAGGTCATAATGAAGAAGTATCCGCGGAAAAGCGGGCATACGTCGACAAGCATCCGCTTGACGATGCCCTCTGGGAACGCTTTAGCACCGAAGAATTAGAGCAGATCCGGCCCGAGTCTTATCCCCTGCGCGCGCTCTATGGCTATTACCTCGTCTGGTTTTATAACTCGGTCCTGCAGGACATCCCTGAGTGGGTGCGCGTGCACAGCCACAAGGCACGAGCAGTGTCGATTGAAGACCACGGTGACTTTGATGTCATTGCATTAAACAATGGCGAAAGCGTCCAAGCCTCCGCCACCATTGCTGTTACCGGCTGGCAAAAGCAGGGTCTTGCTGAGCAGGAAAAGTGGATTGCACAGACCTTAGAAGATCACCCAGATCTTAATTGGATTCGCGCGAATAATCCTATTGAGCAGGACGTTTCCTCCATCAAGGACAATGAAAAGGTACTGTCGCGCGGTCTAGGCATGGGCTTTTTCGATATTTTGATTTTGACCACCGAAGAACGCGGCGGCCAATTCGTGGAAGATTCCAACGCCGCGGGCGGCCTGCGCTATATCGCCACTGGTAAAGAGCCAACGTACTTTGCCAGCTCCCGTCGCGGTTATCCTTTCATGCCGCAAGCCGATGATGGCGGTTTGCCACCGGCAGCAGAGATTCCACGTCTCAAAAAGGTCGTGGCCGAGCTCTCCGATCGGGAAGGCCGCCGCAGCATCGACTACGACGTGGAGGTCTGGCCCGCAGTGCTTCGCGATGCCTACCACGCCTATGTCAAGACGTTGGCGCGAGTCGAGCCGGACGCATTAAAGGCAGATCTTGATACCGTCGTGCAGGCTATCGATGATGCGGAGGTCGATGCCAGCGTCGTCTTCAATGGTGTCAGCGCCATGGATGATGTCATCTCCCAATACACCACGAAGCGTTTTTCGCTGTTGCGCTGGATGCACTTGCTTCCTGCTAACTTTGATAGCTCCGAAGAGCTCACTGCGTATTTGATGCAGCGTCTGGAAGAAGACCTCAAAGACGCAGAAGCCGGCCAAGACAGTCCAGTTCGCGCAGCACTGTGGTCACTCGGGTTTTCCCGCAAGCCCACCCAGGTGCTCGGCGCCGAAGGTCGCTACACGGTCGAATCGCGCCACCACATGTTCGACAAGGCCATTGCCCTTGCACAACTGGCGTGCTCTGGGCCTCCGATTTTCCGCACGCGCCAGCTCATGGCATTAGTTGACGCAGGCGTCGTGAAATTCATAGGTGGCTATCCCCTGCTCGATACTGATCGCAATACCGGCGAGTGGACCATGAGTTCGCCGTCCTCCGGCGGCGTACGCTATCGCGGCACCACGCTATTCGATGCCTGGGTGCACAAGCCGGATATTCGCAAGACGCCATTAGATCCTTTGATGAAGGACCTCGTGGACAAAGAACGTGTCGTGCCGTTTACCGATGTGTGGGAAGACGGTACAGAGCTGCCGACCGCGTCTGTTGCCCAGCATCCACAATCGCGCCGCGTCCTCGACGCCGAAGGGCAGGAGGATCCACGCTTGCACATGGTGGGAATCCCCGCGCACGCGCAATACCCCGACACCACGATTTCCCCGCCGCTGCCGGGCACCGACTCGTGGTTTATCCAGGAAGCTGACAAAGCCGCGACCAGCGCGTTTAATATAACGCTTAGTATGAATAAAATGAACCAAGCAGTCTAG
- the thiC gene encoding phosphomethylpyrimidine synthase ThiC, giving the protein MSDPKISGTGVSKSLNGAHSSGKTEQHSSHHIGWISDTHHGIRVPVTEIHQSDSPDGTPNEPLQVYRTMGPGSVPEEGLEPWRAKWIAARGDTETYQSRGVRLEDDGPTAVRRGASSQQWKGRTPVPIRARAGRTVTQMHYARQGIITPEMRYVALRENCDVEMVRREVAQGTAIIPANINHPESEPMIIGKNFLVKVNANIGNSAVTSSIDEEVSKLEWAAKWGADTLMDLSTGNDIHTTREWIMRNAPIPIGTVPIYQALEKVNGDANALTWEIYRDTVIEQCEQGVDYMTVHAGVLLRYVPLTADRVTGIVSRGGSIMAGWCLAHHQENFLYTHFDELCEIFAAYDVAFSLGDGLRPGSIADANDAAQFAELDTLAELTERAWEYDVQVMVEGPGHIPFHKVRENVERQQELCKGAPFYTLGPLVTDIAPGYDHITSAIGATEIARYGTAMLCYVTPKEHLGLPNRDDVKTGVITYKIAAHAADIAKNHPGATARDDALSKARFEFRWNDQFALGLDPVTAQEFHDETLPAEPAKTAHFCSMCGPKFCSMRISQDIRDTYGSAEAQAAIAGMQQKSQEFLAAGGQVYLPDPLVKSTGERTN; this is encoded by the coding sequence ATGTCTGATCCAAAAATCAGTGGCACAGGTGTGTCTAAATCACTTAACGGTGCACACAGCTCAGGAAAAACCGAGCAGCATTCTTCCCACCACATCGGATGGATAAGTGACACTCACCATGGAATTCGTGTTCCAGTAACGGAAATCCACCAAAGTGATTCACCTGATGGAACCCCCAATGAGCCCTTGCAGGTCTATCGGACAATGGGACCAGGCAGTGTGCCAGAGGAAGGTTTGGAACCGTGGCGGGCGAAGTGGATTGCCGCACGCGGAGACACAGAAACCTACCAATCGCGTGGCGTGCGTCTGGAAGATGACGGTCCCACTGCCGTGCGACGCGGGGCGTCATCCCAGCAGTGGAAGGGCCGCACCCCAGTGCCAATTCGGGCGCGTGCCGGACGCACCGTGACGCAGATGCATTATGCACGGCAGGGAATCATCACACCTGAGATGCGTTACGTTGCCCTGCGTGAGAACTGCGATGTGGAGATGGTTCGACGCGAAGTCGCGCAAGGAACCGCCATAATTCCTGCGAATATCAATCATCCGGAGTCAGAGCCGATGATCATTGGGAAAAACTTCCTGGTGAAAGTCAATGCCAACATCGGAAACTCTGCGGTGACCAGTTCAATCGACGAGGAAGTCTCGAAGTTGGAGTGGGCAGCAAAGTGGGGCGCGGACACCTTGATGGACCTTTCCACCGGCAATGACATTCACACCACTCGTGAGTGGATTATGCGAAACGCGCCGATTCCAATCGGTACTGTGCCCATCTACCAGGCGCTGGAGAAAGTCAACGGCGACGCTAATGCTCTCACGTGGGAGATTTATCGGGATACAGTCATTGAGCAGTGTGAACAAGGCGTTGACTACATGACGGTACATGCCGGGGTGCTGCTGCGGTACGTGCCGTTGACGGCAGATAGAGTCACCGGGATTGTCTCTCGCGGCGGATCGATTATGGCCGGGTGGTGCTTGGCTCATCATCAAGAGAACTTTCTTTACACACATTTCGATGAGCTGTGTGAGATTTTCGCCGCCTATGACGTTGCTTTTTCGCTTGGCGATGGCCTCCGCCCCGGTTCAATCGCTGATGCTAATGATGCAGCACAATTCGCCGAACTAGACACCCTAGCTGAGCTGACCGAACGGGCTTGGGAATATGACGTGCAGGTCATGGTTGAAGGACCTGGCCACATCCCATTTCATAAGGTTCGTGAAAATGTCGAACGCCAACAAGAACTGTGCAAGGGTGCACCGTTTTATACCCTGGGACCATTGGTAACTGATATTGCTCCGGGCTATGACCACATCACCTCCGCCATTGGTGCGACGGAAATCGCCCGCTATGGCACAGCGATGCTGTGCTACGTCACGCCGAAAGAACACCTCGGCCTTCCCAACCGGGATGATGTTAAAACTGGTGTCATTACGTATAAGATTGCTGCACACGCGGCAGATATTGCGAAGAATCATCCCGGCGCAACCGCGCGCGATGATGCGCTGTCGAAGGCGAGGTTTGAGTTCCGCTGGAATGACCAGTTTGCTCTGGGCCTAGATCCCGTCACCGCGCAGGAATTTCACGATGAAACCTTGCCGGCAGAGCCCGCCAAGACGGCGCATTTCTGCTCAATGTGCGGGCCGAAGTTCTGCTCGATGAGAATATCGCAAGATATCCGCGATACCTATGGAAGCGCTGAAGCTCAGGCCGCCATCGCGGGCATGCAACAAAAGAGCCAAGAATTCCTCGCGGCAGGCGGGCAGGTGTATCTACCGGATCCGCTGGTGAAAAGCACCGGCGAGCGAACTAATTAG
- a CDS encoding sulfite exporter TauE/SafE family protein produces MLVLTIAIIILAAVLIGAFFQRITGMGVGLLGGPVLSIFLGPVQGVTMVNGLSIINAVNNAWAVRKRTDWKRFRIISAALILGSLPAVAVIHFLDGPVLLIGIGVFVLLGLGISLFPAEKFKIPVEAKGPLVAFGMAAGFMSTIAGIAGPSLTIYARLTNWDYREFVATLHPVLVVANTVSFVLKLVLLGGVDFGGAPLWLWIVAIAMLFVGAWLGDKVNAKVSTPMARQLATFLAAAGAIAVLVRGITQLV; encoded by the coding sequence TTGCTTGTGTTAACCATCGCCATCATCATCCTTGCAGCCGTCCTCATTGGTGCTTTCTTCCAGCGCATCACCGGAATGGGGGTCGGCCTGTTGGGCGGACCGGTTCTGTCCATCTTCTTGGGGCCGGTGCAAGGTGTCACCATGGTCAATGGCTTGTCCATTATCAATGCTGTTAACAATGCGTGGGCGGTGCGCAAGCGGACTGACTGGAAACGCTTTCGCATTATTTCGGCGGCGTTGATTCTGGGTTCGCTTCCCGCAGTGGCGGTGATTCATTTCCTTGATGGGCCAGTGCTTCTCATCGGCATTGGTGTATTTGTGCTGCTGGGCTTGGGAATCTCATTGTTCCCAGCGGAGAAGTTTAAGATTCCAGTGGAGGCCAAAGGCCCGCTCGTTGCTTTCGGTATGGCTGCTGGTTTCATGTCCACCATCGCTGGTATCGCGGGACCCTCACTGACAATCTATGCTCGATTGACTAACTGGGACTACCGCGAATTTGTGGCGACACTCCACCCGGTTCTGGTTGTAGCGAACACGGTGTCTTTCGTGCTCAAACTGGTCCTGCTGGGCGGCGTCGATTTCGGCGGTGCACCACTGTGGTTGTGGATTGTTGCCATCGCAATGCTGTTCGTCGGTGCTTGGCTTGGCGATAAAGTCAATGCCAAAGTCTCCACCCCTATGGCGCGGCAGCTGGCAACATTCCTGGCGGCTGCCGGCGCAATTGCGGTTTTAGTCCGCGGCATCACACAGTTAGTGTAG